One Podospora pseudopauciseta strain CBS 411.78 chromosome 5 map unlocalized CBS411.78m_5, whole genome shotgun sequence DNA window includes the following coding sequences:
- a CDS encoding uncharacterized protein (EggNog:ENOG503PWZR) — protein MVSAKYLLLAPTSCLTFTANGSVWWYTCGVFSNCKCPHTGSYEGFSGTSPCIRVDSSISSISLTHQVDHLQHLL, from the exons aTGGTCAGCGCCAagtacctcctcctcgcacCTACCAGCTGCCTCACCTTTACCGCCAACGGCAGCGTCTGGTGGTATACTTGCGG TGTTTTTAGCAACTGCAAGTGTCCCCACACTGGCTCTTACGAGGGTTTCAGTGGTACCAGCCCCTGCATCAGGGTCGACAGCTCCATTAGCTCAATCAGCCTCACCCACCAAGTCGATCACTTGCAGCATCTTCTCTGA
- a CDS encoding uncharacterized protein (COG:S; EggNog:ENOG503P2IF) translates to MGNQVLSIGGVTDKIKSVDAAPQGLLVFDMTAQTWNNNYDAKAKNYVRAKTLDEWYQNGGMDKVFWSSEQARALFATDTDTEPPGSAPSKLTDIPNGTEQADSRQDFSTT, encoded by the exons ATGGGAAATCAGGTGCTCAGTATCGGCGGCGTCACTGATAAAATCAAGTCGGTGGATGCAGCTCCACAAGGCTTACTAGTCTTTGACATGACTGCCCAAACCTGGAACAATAACTATGACGCCAAAGCCAAGAATTATGTTCGGGCTAAAACTCTGGATGAGTGGTATCAGAACGG AGGTATGGACAAGGTTTTTTGGTCTTCCGAGCAGGCGAGGGCCCTGTTTGCGACAGATACGGACACTGAACCTCCAGGAAGCGCGCCTAGCAAGCTAACAGACATTCCCAATGGCACAGAGCAAGCGGACTCACGACAAGATTTCTCAACGACTTAA
- a CDS encoding uncharacterized protein (COG:S; EggNog:ENOG503P2IF), translating to MFPARLASLFGFVLIAIAAAVQGVRLDVPRVEDFVRRWNVAATVIGDYVYIDGGEINQFENGTIDEAPVYQVNSTLSIDISTSWTTSDVSIRTIGKPNAPRNAPMIWTDKEGTGGFYSWGGVFSLGRSVTGSEMWKFSADGRGGGSWSPFQDFANPEAFKILLSLERGAYANTDDKGFLIGGSVWGWTYLDTQAIPGMVSFDMRTKEISNGTANDAGSNRSPLEKLIGARAHFIPANTGTKSHQGLILVLGGHRSYVDRQCSLEDSPGFDFRNLLFFDPETGERYWQIATGDILPYPRAHFCVTGFTVARVGYDVFIFGRRNEAQQSYYDDAYILSLPGFVWILVPTPPAGPRFFQSVFTIIFTMNPH from the exons ATGTTTCCCGCTCGTTTGGCTTCTTTATTTGGGTTCGTTTTGATAGCCATCGCAGCGGCAGTCCAAGGAGTACGACTTGATGTACCTCGAGTTGAAGATTTCGTCAGGAGATGGAACGTCGCCGCCACAGTGATTGGTGATTACGTCTACATCGACGGGGGTGAGATCAATCAGTTCGAGAACGGGACAATAGACGAGGCTCCAGTTTACCAAG TGAACTCAACACTGTCCATTGACATCTCCACCTCTTGGACTACAAGCGACGTCTCTATCCGGACGATAGGGAAGCCCAACGCTCCTAGAAACGCGCCGATGATATGGACAGACAAGGAAGGAACGGGCGGATTCTACTCTTGGGGTGGTGTTTTCTCATTGGGAAGATCTGTGACCGGGTCCGAGATGTGGAAGTTCAGCGCAGAtggcagagggggagggagctggtCACCTTTCCAGGATTTTGCAAATCCGGAGGCCTTTAAAATTTTGTTATCACTAGAGAGGGGAGCTTATGCTAACACGGACGACAAAGGCTTTCTAATTGGAGGTTCCGTTTGGGGGTGGACATACCTGG ACACTCAGGCCATCCCAGGCATGGTCTCATTTGACATGCGAACTAAGGAGATCAGCAATGGCACAGCCAACGATGCGGGCTCCAACAGAAGCCCATTAGAGAAACTCATTGGGGCGAGGGCTCACTTCATCCCGGCTAACACTGGCACGAAAAGCCACCAAGGGTTGATACTGGTCTTGGGGGGGCACAGATCTTATGTCGACCGACAATGCAGCCTCGAAGACTCGCCTGGCTTCGATTTTAGGAACTTGTTATTCTTCGACCCGGAAACAGGAGAAAGATATTGGCAAATTGCCACAGGAGATATACTGCCTTATCCCCGGGCTCACTTTTGCGTCACCGGTTTCACTGTAGCAAGGGTGGGTTATGATGT CTTTATATTTGGACGACGGAACGAAGCGCAGCAGAGCTACTACGATGATGCCTACATTCTCAGCCTGCCAGGCTTCGTGTGGATCCTGGTTCCAACTCCTCCGGCAGGGCCGCGATTCTTCCAGTCGGTCTTTACAATAATATTCACCATGAATCCGCACTGA
- a CDS encoding uncharacterized protein (EggNog:ENOG503NWXD; COG:G) — protein sequence MAVRLYPGGDVKANLTDSESLRTPSLVRVETKSPSSPPPPHQQPPARPRLGQADFPEGGARAWLTVSGASACLFVSFGWVNCAGIFQSHYQANQLSNYTPSEISWISALQIFFMIFSGIWVGRIFDSHGPTALLLIGSFMHVFGMMMISLSTTYYQILLSQAICSAVGASMVFFPAFTCVSTWFLKKRGAAMGLVVCGSSIGGVIFPVMLINLIPKVGFPWAIRTCAFLVLALLIWANFTVRTRIPPVKRPFEFKAFLAPLRELPFAFLTAGIFFFYWGMFVPFTFIVVEALAGGMSEHLANYLVPILNGASIIGRTIPNAIADKLGHFNVMIIMAAFTSILILAVWLPSSGDAAIITFAVLFGIGSGAGIGLTPVLIASISPIQQIGARTGTAFSIASIAALTGSPIGGAILTSANGAFQSTKIFGGVACAVGTLLFIAARVALVGVKPKKF from the exons ATGGCTGTCCGATTATACCCGGGGGGTGACGTGAAAGCCAACCTCACAGACAGCGAAAGTCTCAGAACCCCATCCCTAGTTCGTGTCGAGACCAagtcgccatcatcaccaccaccaccccaccaacaaccacctgcACGTCCAAGACTGGGTCAAGCTGACTTCCCAGAAGGCGGCGCCCGCGCCTGGCTGACTGTCAGCGGTGCATCAGCCTGTCTGTTTGTCTCGTTTGGCTGGGTCAACTGCGCTGGTATTTTCCAGTCGCATTACCAGGCCAATCAGCTCAGCAACTACACACCATCGGAGATCTCATGGATTTCCGCGCTGCAGATATTTTTCATGATATTTTCTGGAATCTGGGTGGGGAGAATCTTTGACAGCCATGGCCCCACGGCTTTACTTCTTATAGGGAGTTTTATGCATGTgtttgggatgatgatgatcagtTTGTCGACGACGTATTATCAGATTCTTCTCAGTCAGGCAATATGCTCGGCGGTTGGGGCGTCGATGGTGTTTTTCCCCGCTTTTACTTGC GTCTCGACATGGTTTCTCAAGAAACGCGGTGCAGCAATGGGTCTTGTCGTCTGTGGCTCCTCCATCGGCGGTGTCATCTTCCCTGTCATGTtgatcaacctcatccccaAAGTCGGATTCCCCTGGGCAATCAGAACATGCGCCTTTCTCGTCCTAgccctcctcatctgggCCAATTTCACAGTCCGTACGCGCATCCCACCGGTGAAGCGTCCCTTTGAGTTCAAGGCCTTCCTCGCACCTTTGAGAGAGCTGCCATTTGCTTTCTTGACTGCCGGAATTTTCTTCTTTTATTGGGGCATGTTTGTCCCGTTCACCTTCATTGTTGTTGAAGCTCTTGCGGGTGGCATGTCAGAGCATCTCGCCAACTATCTTGTGCCCATTTTGAATGGTGCTAG CATCATCGGCCGAACAATACCCAACGCCATCGCGGACAAGCTTGGCCATTTTAACGTCATGATTATCATGGCGGCCTTCACCAGCAttctcatcctcgctgtATGGTTACCCTCCTCAGGCGACGCGGCCATCATCACGTTTGCCGTGCTGTTTGGCATCGGTTCAGGTGCTGGCATTGGTCTTACTCCCGTGTTGATTGCTTCCATATCCCCCATCCAACAGATCGGTGCCCGCACCGGCACAGCTTTCAGCATTGCTTCAATTGCGGCGTTGACTGGGTCGCCAATCGGTGGTGCTATCCTGACATCTGCTAACGGCGCGTTTCAAAGCACAAAGATTTTCGGTGGTGTTGCCTGTGCCGTGGGTACTTTGCTGTTTATTGCTGCACGGGTTGCTTTGGTGGGCGTAAAGCCCAAGAAGTTCTGA
- a CDS encoding uncharacterized protein (EggNog:ENOG503PQYK): MQLTKLTVTLVSLFTAAIQAAPAVPETGVSSPSADSGYTEVSDGVWYKNKTDFFKGDSFCNSDYEYWNKTSENSPLVLDCWHMYNNIKEPGNWVGAGGHKKLISKDSCAYTTWAEHNGLLYTLGNEDLRLTIKKAIQKFGTLFPGEKDYKIGAYGKLRCQALVINWEISQNS; encoded by the exons ATGCAGCTCACCAAGCTCACCGTCACCCTTGTTAGCCTCTTCACAGCCGCCATTCAGGCCGCCCCCGCCGTCCCCGAGACTGGGgtttcctctccctctgccgACTCCGGCTACACCGAAGTCAGCGACGGTGTCTGGTACAAAAACAAGACCGACTTCTTCAAGGGCGACAGCTTCTGCAACTCTGACTACGAATACTGGAACAAAACTTCGGAGAATTCCCCTTTAGTCCTCGACTGCTGGCACATGtacaacaacatcaaggaACCAGGCAATTG GGTCGGCGCCGGGGGCCACAAAAAACTCATCAGCAAGGACTCGTGTGCGTATACGACGTGGGCCGAACACAACGGTCTATTATACACGCTCGGCAATGAGGACCTCCGCCTCACGATCAAGAAGGCGATTCAGAAGTTTGGCACTCTGTTCCCTGGCGAGAAGGACTACAAGATCGGGGCTTATGGCAAGCTGCGTTGCCAGGCGCTTGTGATCAATTGGGAGATTTCTCAGAACTCGTGA